A single region of the Ictalurus punctatus breed USDA103 chromosome 26, Coco_2.0, whole genome shotgun sequence genome encodes:
- the LOC128629206 gene encoding interferon-induced protein 44-like isoform X2 has translation MFPEELMQALERQKRPSQAKKRPKDCCQEMGNNQPAHPPRRFSPELKRPWRPVAWSENDEILHDVKEFKPSSEVLRIVLYGPTDAGKSNFINSVQRILLGRNAMSALENSTFTGASFTKKMKIHKLKKGRGEHYPLEIVDIMGLQHSGGITADDIISVLKGHVPDKYTFNPV, from the exons ATGTTTCCTGAGGAATTAATGCAGGCCCTTGAGAGACAGAAAAGGCCAAGTCAAGCCAAGAAAAGGCCCAAGGACTGTTGTCAAG AAATGGGAAATAATCAACCTGCTCATCCTCCGCGTCGGTTCTCACCGG AACTCAAGAGGCCTTGGAGACCAGTAGCGTGGAG TGAAAACGATGAAATACTGCACGACGTGAAAGAATTCAAACCCAGCTCGGAGGTCCTCAGAATTGTGTTGTATGGACCGACTGACGCTGGGAAATCAAACTTCATCAACTCAGTCCAGAGAATTCTCTTAGGCCGTAATGCCATGAGTGCTCTGGAAAACTCCACGTTTACAGGAGCAAGCTTCACAAAAAAA ATGAAAATACACAAGCTGAAGAAAGGCAGAGGTGAGCATTATCCTTTGGAAATTGTTGACATCATGGGGCTTCAGCATTCAGGAGGGATAACagctgatgacatcatcagtgtACTCAAGGGACACGTTCCAGATAAGTACACG ttTAATCCTGTGTAG
- the LOC128629206 gene encoding interferon-induced protein 44 isoform X1 produces the protein MFPEELMQALERQKRPSQAKKRPKDCCQEMGNNQPAHPPRRFSPELKRPWRPVAWSENDEILHDVKEFKPSSEVLRIVLYGPTDAGKSNFINSVQRILLGRNAMSALENSTFTGASFTKKMKIHKLKKGRGEHYPLEIVDIMGLQHSGGITADDIISVLKGHVPDKYTVSTYTFWSSFNVICILFISGQSSN, from the exons ATGTTTCCTGAGGAATTAATGCAGGCCCTTGAGAGACAGAAAAGGCCAAGTCAAGCCAAGAAAAGGCCCAAGGACTGTTGTCAAG AAATGGGAAATAATCAACCTGCTCATCCTCCGCGTCGGTTCTCACCGG AACTCAAGAGGCCTTGGAGACCAGTAGCGTGGAG TGAAAACGATGAAATACTGCACGACGTGAAAGAATTCAAACCCAGCTCGGAGGTCCTCAGAATTGTGTTGTATGGACCGACTGACGCTGGGAAATCAAACTTCATCAACTCAGTCCAGAGAATTCTCTTAGGCCGTAATGCCATGAGTGCTCTGGAAAACTCCACGTTTACAGGAGCAAGCTTCACAAAAAAA ATGAAAATACACAAGCTGAAGAAAGGCAGAGGTGAGCATTATCCTTTGGAAATTGTTGACATCATGGGGCTTCAGCATTCAGGAGGGATAACagctgatgacatcatcagtgtACTCAAGGGACACGTTCCAGATAAGTACACGGTAAGCACTTACACGTTCTGGTCATCTTTTAATGTAATCTGCATTCTTTTCATTTCGGGCCAGTCTAGTAACTAA